In the genome of Leishmania major strain Friedlin complete genome, chromosome 22, the window GTACAGACGTAGCACTCGTGCTTCATCCGTGGCCGGGATCGTGGTCATAAGACCGTCGTAAGTGGGTCATTGTCACAGCCGTCAACGCAGAGCACACCccaagcgcacgcacaccggcagcaccacgggcCGTCAGAGTACGAATCGAATGTGTAACAAACTCGCTATTTTCACCTgcggcacgcgccgcatccaAAGGTGTCCTAAGCTTGAATTCTCATCACGTACAGGCCTGCACCACGGCttgcgcacacaaacacacacatgctcACACAggtccacacgcacacgcggctCGGACATAGAGCGCGCCGGCTGGCAATCGGCGGCGCGCCCCCTTGTTGTACAGACGTAGCACTCGTGCTTCATCCGTGGCGAGAAGGAAAGGGTTTAGGTGGAGTGCGTACGAATGAAAGTCAGGGAAGGAAATCGacaaaaggagagagaaaggaaagaTGAGGTGGCGAAAGTGTCAACGGTGGCTTACAGAACTAAGAGGCGGCGTTTCCTGCGGTTTTTTCGCCGTTACATGCAGTCAGCCGGCAGCTGAAGAGGGAGGCTGGTGTTTGGTTCTGGGGCCGTCGGTTGTGGACAACATGTGATTGGGGTGCACAAAATGGAGATGGTCTTTcaaaaaagggaaagaacGACGCACGGTTGTCTTGTGGGCTCACAGGCTTCCTATGCAGAATGTTGCCAAACCCTCAGGTATAGTCCGGGGCGTGAGGAGGCACAACGggaagaaagaggaagaggtcCCCTTTAAGCGATGCTCCACTCAGGCGCCGAGTGCGTGCAAGAATTTACGCCTGTCGTGCTTTGTTCGGTTTTCTCTCCGTTTACCCGCAGCAATAGTAGTAGAGCCCTTCTTCCTTGATGGAAAGTGAAGGTGCGGAcagaaaaaagagagggaaggtgaCAACAACCCTCGGTAGCACATCCCGTCATCTGCCCTGCGAAGGTGAGGGACGCGCTGTGGGGCACCTCCATCCCTCTTTTTGCGAAGCGCACGCAAAACGCCCACAAGCGCAACTTTCAAACGTCCCCCGCATCGAAGAAGTGCAGAGCACAGGGCAACGAGAGGAAAGGCacagaagaaagaggaggacaTGGGCGAAGGTGCGGAAAAACGACGGTCAAaagtgggggggggggggggggaagaggagaagaagcggcTGAACAGCAAAACAGAGCAAAAGGAGCATTCAAACGgcacaaaaaggaaaaagcGAGCGCGTGGTGTGCGCATACGTGCAtacctgtgtgtgtgtgtggggggggggggggggagtcaCAGCGAGTAGAGGAAATGGGCAAAGGCAAGCCTCCAAGAAGGCGCTACATCCGCACAGACACGCCCGCGCACACAAAGGAGAGGTACGTCTGCATCCATCATGTGCACTCGTTTCGCCATTTTGTTTGTTCTTTCGTTGCACATCCGGCCGTAGAGCTGAGAACAAAGGGAAGGGAATGCGCATGAAGCGAGACCATCGTAAAGAGGAAGCGTCGCGTTATCGCTGTGCCCGCTGGCACCACATCATGGTTTGTTTTGCGTATCGATCGATGCACTAGAACGATGCTGGTTCAGACTTCGCTGGTCATCATCCCCTTATGCATTCTATCATCTCCTTCGTGGGGGAGTGGGGCCGTGTTGAGCGGGGTGGCGGAACGAACCACATCAATGTGCTAACACTGTTGTCTAGCGTCAAACCTCCCATGCTCCTCGATTCTTGGTGtactgtctctctcgctgtacACCACGACaaagaggcggagaagacgaagaaggcaACCGAACTGGGAGAAGCACGAAGGGAGCATCAGGAAAACACCTAAACCCACAAATGGAGAAGTCATCGATGCTTGAGCGTTCCCGTGGTTGCGCATAAGCCATCGTAGGGTTTGTGCTCGCCCGCTTAGACCTCATCCCCCAAGTTCTGCAGCGCCAGGTACATGATGGACGCACACACTGCCCCGACCGCCTCAGAGGCCCAGTAGACCCACAGGGATGCCATCGGCGTGCACGCAGCCTCGTTGAAAGAGAATAAGCACCTCACCACAATGAGAGGGGTAGCCACGGCGGGGTTGAAGACACCACCGCTAATCGAGCCACACGTCAAGCCTCCGCACAGCATCGAGAAGCCAATGGCGAAGCCGTAGAAGTTGTTGTTGCGCTGCTGGCTGATCGCGACGTGCAGTACAACAGAGCAGAGAACAAACGTAAACACACTTTCGGCGAggaagccgcgcagcatCCTGTTGAAGCTTCGCCCCATGTTCGGCACCGGGAAGTCCCGGCCGTTGATCATCATGCAGTAGAAGGCAGCCGCCACACCACCCGCCATCTGCGCGACCACGTACATGATGAGTCGGCGCTTGTTGAAGGTGGCGTAGCCCTCACCGTTGGAGGTGGCCAGCCACACGGAGAAGGTCACCATTGGGTTAATGTGGCCGCCACTGAGGTAGCCGAAGGAGAAGACTAGTGACATGAGCAGGAAGCCAATGCTAATGGGTGCCATCTCAGCATTCTGGATGATGCTGAGAGGCACGGTCAGCACCAATAAAAACGTCCCGATAAACTCCACAACGGCTGCGGACATGAGAGCGTCAAAGCGCAGGCTTTGCAGGCAGGAGAACTTCTGGATGACGGTGTTTGTGttcagcaccggcgccggcgcggcgggtgCGCTTGTCGCGTCGGCCACACTTGGCAGGACCACCATGCTGACCGTTGGCGCACTCCTCGGATTTCCGGCTGACATCGGCGGCTCCACCTGATCATCGTTCGCGCCAGTAAGCATCTGGTTTGCCTTCGTCGCCATTTTCTTTTTGTATGTCCTTCACTGATGGTGTCCTTCGAACGCTggagcaccgctgcaggagagAAGTCTGCGAGCAAAATTAGAaaggcaagagagagagagggagcgatgGGGTGAGGGCTGCACAGATGTGCCGCAATCTTGCCTTCCTGTGCGGATTAGTGTGAAGGGAGCGCTAGAAGCAGTGAAACCACAAGTGagaaacaaaacacacacatacatatgtatacacatacatgcatatataAAGTAAAGAGTTTGGCAATCACGGGCGAAACgaacaagaaaaaagaggCGTCAGTGTAGCTGAGGAGGGTGGAAAGAAGAGCGATTGGACAACCTTCGGCGTACGGTAGTATcagcgtgtatgcgtgtgtgtgtgtgtgtgtgtgtgtgtgtgtgtgtatgtgtgatTGTAGTACACTTGAGATCCGCGCAGTGCGGTGGTTCCTATTGTGACCGCATAGCGGGAAAGGGGTGAAAGAAGAGAGTGCAAGAGATAGGAGTGACGCAGCGACGGAAATGTGGAAGTGCCAATCGAAGCGGGATCACATTCAAAAGACAGGCCTCTGTCTTTCACAGCGACAGCCGACTTGGTGCGGCAGGCGTAGGCAGCATGCACGCTTACGCCTGTGCTCTTTCTTCCGTTGTCGGAACAGATCGACTGAGCAATGATAAGAAAAAGTCTcctcgcacgcacagagcacacacacacaccgccttTCACCATGAAGTCGGCAGCATGTTGCGATCACTTCTCTGAGTGCTTCTATCATTGTACACGTGGTTTACATCAACAGTGTGCCTCCAGCCTCTGCGCCACGTACGTgagaagagggcgagaaAAAACTTCAATAGCTGAATCTCATGACTCGCACAAGAAAGGGGGAGACACGGGGAGCCCATAGACACGGAGACAGACTCTATCATCACTGTGTGTTTCTGCGCAACTGTGATCCACAACTcaagagcggcagcacctcagCGAGCGATGAGACACCGATCTACGCTACATCGAGCAGCGTTACCTCAAACACAATGGTCGCGTTGGGGGGGATGAGCCCCGGAAACCCTGTGCCGCCGTAGGCGAGAGTCGGCGGCATCGTCAGCTTGCTACGCTCGCCCTTGGACATCTGAATAATACCCGCGTCCCAGCCCTTGATCACCTCACCGCACCCAACGCGAAACACGAAAGGCTTCCCGCGCTCCAGCGTTGAGTCGAACTTGCTTCCGTCCTCCAGATAACCAATATAGTCTAGTGTCACAACACTGCCAGATCGAGGAATCGTCTTGCCATCGCCCTCGATAATCTTATCCATCACCACTGCGTCGCTGGGCATCGTACTGCCGTGagtatgcgcgtgtgtaaTCTGATACGTATATGGTCCTTGCGACTTTTCCCGATGTGCTACTCCGAGAAAATAAAAGACGACTTCGACGTGGTTGTCAGGCTTACTTCGCTTGTCGCTGTGTTCGGCGACGGTCGTGATCAGAGCGAATGGAGACACGGCAACAGGTTTAGAAAATAAAGGGAAAAGGGAAAGAAGAAGTGGACCATAGCGTAcattttgtttttttttttgggggggggggggggggtcgtgCTCATAcagcgcatgcacgcgcacacatgaTTGGCCGGCTGTGAAGGGGGCAAGAGAGGCTAGAGACTAAGCTACTTTGCCATCATCTGCACCTCGATCAAACGCCGAGGAGCGAGAAATCTTTCTTTGTTAACGCATTATTTTCCAATACACAAGTCGACAAGccaacacgcacaaacacacctTACCGACCTCTCTTGGAATATAACTAAATCGTGCTCTTCTTGGAGAAACCATCCTGCTATTCAATCGGACCACGCGTCCAGCGGACTCTTCCTGCCCTTCCCCGTCCCTTCTGCGCatgtgtgctgcgcgaccgGCGCCAGACGGAGACTTCGGTGTGCTGCAGGCCTTGATCCACGCGGGCCGCGTCCACactcctgctcgagggcggaggcggtgggcgTCCGTCGTGCGGATAGTAAGGGGCAGTCGAGGCGTATGCTGCATGGGCCCGAGGAGGAAGTTGGCCAGCCTCAGGTTAGGGCCCGATGAGACCCTGCACCCGGCCTGTATGCCGTGCATCGCCCTCACTCGCCTCAAGCCGCTGCAATCCGTAACGTGTTATGGAGACTCTCCACATCGGAGTCTGGTGGGCTCGATGGTGTAACTTGGGGTGTTCTCGTCATCGTTCCGGCATCTGCGCTTCATCAGCTCACCTGGTCGGATGTACAAGACCCCGCATGTTCCGCACGTATATGCACTTTGGGGTTAATTGGTACGCATCTCTTCGCGCCTTTTCTGTCGACCACTCCTGCTCGGCTGACCTCTCCATGCCTTGCGTGAATGTGATCCGCCTTGTCAGCTGTCACTGGAAGTGTGCGCGCACAGTACTCCGATTCTTGCATCCGGGGGCCTGTTTCAGCCTGACGTTGCTGCCTGGGAGAGCTCGCTGCCGTCATCTGCCATTTCCGTCGATGCCACGGGAGGCGTGTTTGGATAGCTTGTCCGCATATACCTCATCAGGTGGGACGCTCCTATGAGTCTTTGGCGGCAGGGGCATTCCACTCTCTCCTCAATCCGCACGCCTCTGACAAGCACGGGTGTGTCAAGCGGAGGAGGCCCTCAGATAAGCGTGTGCTTGCGCACAAAGAACTCATAGCCTATCGTCCTGAAGGTGCACAGGAGGTGGACACGTGGATGCGTATATTTGTTGAATCGAGACACGTTTCGTGGTGAGCCAGTCCAAACGCGATCATGGCCGCAAGTCTTTTTGGTAAGGCTCCAGTCCACACctgtccgccgacaccaagagTCGGCAACCGTACTAGAGGACAGTAAAAAAGAAGAGCATGAGCAGACACACCTACACATATGCATGCAAAGCCCTTCTCTTCGTTTCCGCTCTTCTGCAGGACAGAGGAGGCCCTTTGATTTTTTTCCGAGCTGGGAACCCGCTCGATGATCTGCTGCCTTTTTCGCATCTCTGGGCTCTTCCATACCTTGGGCAAGGGAAAGTTTCATTttttcctctcctccttcagcCTGCAAAGTACCTATAGGGGAATGTGATAATGCTACGTCTCTTTCAGCACACACCCAAGAACAGAGAAGGACTCCCCCccgccgcacacacaggtGGCTTCTTCTCTACCCTTTAGGCGTCGTCTTCTTCTTGCGTTGGTATATTTTCATATGTGAATTAGAGTACTTGAAATAGCGAATGTTGCTgtaaaagagagaagagggcaaAAAAGAAAAGTGAGAAGGACCCACTCACACtcacagagacacagagagagaaagtcTACTTTTCCTTGTTCATCGCTTCTTTCGTCGCAGGTGCActggaaaacaaaaagaaaagaaagcaCTGTAGTTTGGTGGTAGAGTCGAAACAGGGGAAACCAAAAGGAGGCAAGAGCAAATGAAACAAAAATTGAAAGAGCAATCAGCATGGGAAAACAAGCCAAAAATGAACATGAAAACGTAtcagaagaggaggagcaaggagaacgcacaaaaaaaaataaataAAGAAAGCGGATCCAAGTCCTTCGCATACGTACGAGAGGAAACACCACCatgacaacaacaacaggcAGCGAAGACACGCCGAAAATATTcgacagaaagagagggagggaaggggagagaggcgaaaTCGCTTCAATGGGGAGAAAAGGAACCGAGGAGAGACAAACAAAAAGCCAAAGAAGGAGAACATGAAccgcaccgcacacacagTATGagggagaacgagagagacgAAGTCAGCACAGGGAAAGAAAATGAGACAGTCTGGGGGATAGAAAGGGAAAGAACACGCGGCTACCTTTCAGTGTGCACCACGTATACGAGCACGCGCGTGCTTAGGTAGATGTGTCTTTGCacatctgtgtgtgtgtacgtgtgtgcaaGACAGGAGGGAGAAAGGTGTGCTGCttggggagggaggaatgGTGTAGTGCGTACATGCCCCCCTCTCGTTCGTTCGTTGAAGGGGAACGAAGCGAGCGGGAAAGAAGGGGACAAAGAGAGTGCGAAGGAGCGACGaggaaagaagagaaaaaCAGACACGACAAGGGTCACAACAGAAGAAGAGGGGTGCTACACGTACGCACTCACTTGACACTCCTTCGCTCACACACATATATCAATAGACAGCAACGAAAatagaaagagagagagacttaCTccagttttttttttccagcCCGTGTGTCTTTCTACGAAGGTGagatgtgtgc includes:
- a CDS encoding fk506-binding protein 1-like protein, whose product is MPSDAVVMDKIIEGDGKTIPRSGSVVTLDYIGYLEDGSKFDSTLERGKPFVFRVGCGEVIKGWDAGIIQMSKGERSKLTMPPTLAYGGTGFPGLIPPNATIVFEVTLLDVA
- a CDS encoding putative aquaporin — its product is MATKANQMLTGANDDQVEPPMSAGNPRSAPTVSMVVLPSVADATSAPAAPAPVLNTNTVIQKFSCLQSLRFDALMSAAVVEFIGTFLLVLTVPLSIIQNAEMAPISIGFLLMSLVFSFGYLSGGHINPMVTFSVWLATSNGEGYATFNKRRLIMYVVAQMAGGVAAAFYCMMINGRDFPVPNMGRSFNRMLRGFLAESVFTFVLCSVVLHVAISQQRNNNFYGFAIGFSMLCGGLTCGSISGGVFNPAVATPLIVVRCLFSFNEAACTPMASLWVYWASEAVGAVCASIMYLALQNLGDEV